A single Carnobacterium inhibens subsp. inhibens DSM 13024 DNA region contains:
- a CDS encoding Gfo/Idh/MocA family protein — protein MKIGVIGLGSMGKRRLRLMTEFFPEITLIGVDSRKDRQDEVKDLFNIQTYESLQEAVREGQIEAVCICTSPISHESIILEALKTNLHVFTEINLLNHYYEEAMQLAKEKNLHLYLSSTFLHRREIKLFEEAVKKDPKVTYRYHVGQYLPDWHPWESYKDFFVANKKTNGCREIFAIELPWISKVFGDIESFEIQKQKISSLEIDYPDNYALVVKHHSGIIGTLNVNILSRVAKRDLDIIGEQTQISWNGSPDGLYQWDEATKEMTKKDLYTGYMDNQNYSKTIIEDAYLEEIKEYIALLKGEITTTLYSFKKDQAIIELINQFEGDLA, from the coding sequence ATGAAAATTGGTGTAATTGGTTTAGGCTCAATGGGAAAGAGAAGACTTCGTTTGATGACAGAATTCTTTCCAGAAATAACCTTAATTGGAGTAGATTCTCGTAAGGATCGACAAGACGAAGTGAAAGACCTTTTCAATATACAAACTTATGAAAGTTTACAAGAAGCAGTAAGAGAAGGACAGATTGAAGCTGTATGTATCTGTACTTCTCCCATTAGCCATGAAAGTATTATTTTAGAAGCTTTAAAAACAAACTTGCATGTTTTTACGGAAATTAATTTATTGAATCATTATTATGAAGAAGCGATGCAATTAGCAAAAGAAAAGAACTTACATCTATATCTTTCTTCAACTTTTCTTCATCGACGTGAAATTAAATTGTTTGAAGAAGCTGTAAAGAAAGATCCAAAAGTGACATATCGCTATCATGTGGGTCAATACTTGCCAGATTGGCATCCTTGGGAGTCTTATAAAGACTTCTTCGTAGCCAACAAGAAAACGAATGGTTGTCGTGAAATTTTTGCTATTGAACTCCCTTGGATTTCAAAAGTTTTTGGAGATATTGAATCTTTTGAAATTCAAAAACAAAAAATTAGTTCCTTGGAAATAGATTATCCAGATAATTACGCATTAGTAGTGAAGCACCATTCAGGAATTATTGGTACTTTGAATGTGAATATTTTATCTCGAGTTGCGAAACGGGATTTAGATATCATTGGAGAACAAACACAAATTTCATGGAATGGTTCACCAGACGGGTTGTACCAGTGGGATGAAGCAACTAAAGAGATGACCAAAAAAGACTTGTATACCGGTTACATGGATAATCAAAATTATTCTAAAACCATTATTGAAGATGCTTATCTAGAAGAAATAAAAGAATATATCGCGCTATTGAAAGGCGAAATAACGACAACATTGTATTCATTTAAGAAAGATCAAGCTATTATTGAACTGATTAATCAGTTTGAAGGTGATTTAGCATGA
- a CDS encoding oligosaccharide flippase family protein, protein MKYIDKLKTSSLLKSSFWYTIGNFFVKGISFLTIPIFTNVMTVEEYGLVNNFTAIASIVTLFIGLSLNGAINNANFEFKEDIKGFMSSVLFLSTISLAIFLLIGNSLYFIKDSYFDLSQVIFNIMVLYSYGNFLISYLSAYFTINVAYFKFLALSISSTILNIGVSLIFMFTILDNNHYLARVVGGTVALTFIGSIIYIAIMIKGKTLIKKEYWVFALKICIPLIPHSLANVLLSQFDRVMINTYSGAFDAGIYSYIYNLGVVLNVVWLSTNNAWVPWFYGKMAAGEEKGIKKTANYYTILFGAVTLISMLVLIDVAKIMAPSEYLEGIPLIIPILLAYYFQFLYSFPVNAEFFEKKTSYIAIGTVMSALVNVVLNVIFIPKYGYIAAGYTTVFTYFLLFIFHYNLAKRFIGKQLFDTKVITLVSTIVVGMSFILYFLTDYTLIRYGIVAVLSAVLYFSFKKVNFKK, encoded by the coding sequence TTGAAATATATAGATAAACTAAAAACTAGTTCATTATTAAAGTCTAGCTTTTGGTATACAATTGGAAACTTTTTTGTGAAGGGTATTTCATTTCTGACAATTCCTATTTTTACTAATGTTATGACAGTTGAAGAATATGGTTTAGTAAATAACTTTACAGCCATTGCATCAATTGTCACTTTATTCATTGGCTTAAGTCTAAATGGAGCTATAAACAATGCAAACTTTGAATTTAAAGAAGATATAAAAGGGTTTATGTCATCTGTTTTATTTCTTTCGACCATTAGTTTAGCCATTTTTTTATTGATAGGAAATAGTTTGTACTTCATTAAAGATAGTTATTTTGATCTTTCACAGGTGATTTTTAATATTATGGTTTTATATAGTTATGGAAATTTTTTGATTTCCTATTTATCTGCCTATTTTACTATTAATGTCGCTTATTTTAAGTTTCTAGCACTCTCTATCAGTAGTACGATACTAAATATAGGGGTATCCCTTATTTTTATGTTTACTATTCTTGATAACAATCATTATCTGGCAAGAGTTGTTGGTGGAACAGTAGCCTTAACATTTATAGGCTCAATCATTTATATTGCAATTATGATTAAAGGGAAAACACTAATAAAAAAAGAGTATTGGGTATTTGCATTAAAAATTTGTATACCATTGATTCCTCATTCTTTGGCAAATGTCCTATTAAGCCAATTTGACCGTGTAATGATTAATACGTATTCAGGAGCTTTTGATGCCGGTATCTATTCTTATATTTATAACTTGGGTGTAGTCCTAAATGTTGTATGGTTATCAACAAATAATGCATGGGTGCCTTGGTTTTATGGGAAAATGGCTGCCGGTGAGGAAAAAGGTATTAAAAAAACAGCAAATTACTATACCATATTATTTGGAGCAGTAACATTAATTAGCATGTTAGTCTTGATTGATGTTGCAAAGATTATGGCTCCTAGTGAATACTTAGAAGGAATTCCTTTGATTATTCCTATCTTATTAGCTTACTACTTTCAATTCTTATATAGTTTTCCTGTTAATGCAGAATTCTTTGAAAAGAAAACAAGTTATATTGCAATTGGGACAGTTATGAGTGCTTTAGTGAATGTTGTACTGAATGTCATCTTTATACCTAAATATGGTTATATAGCAGCAGGGTATACAACAGTTTTCACTTACTTCTTATTGTTTATTTTCCATTATAACCTTGCAAAAAGGTTTATTGGAAAACAACTCTTTGATACAAAAGTGATTACATTAGTTTCAACAATTGTTGTAGGAATGTCTTTTATTCTATACTTTTTAACAGACTATACACTTATTCGTTATGGAATTGTTGCTGTACTGAGTGCGGTCTTATACTTTAGCTTTAAGAAAGTTAACTTTAAGAAATAA
- a CDS encoding polysialyltransferase family glycosyltransferase: protein MIAFIAWTPLHVMNIINTKVNFFSSEKSDLYIYGEFSNSKQLYESIKKQKLFTNVFYIEPDKIGSKYTRILNLIINKNNFIDYKEQYSQLFIQGENYFSKIIYGQSKKKNPQLILNYIEDGLGAYVGSKVLDITNKKNKVIDFFNPYSIFKSKLSNCFVYEPDLVEVKEDANYHTLKKLTDSNQATSIIKKIFGLKSQKDIFPGTLLYLDQPLESDQFKVNEKMIFDEVSNLAPQKDFWIKLHPRSNKNKYKDFQVIETSLPWELYFLNYDFSDTTIISPVSTAAFSPKLMMGIYSPVVLLPKMIKTQQPSVGEDDRTLKMLDSIIFFSEKFSHLDIGKSYLPETIDDLKLIIKNN from the coding sequence ATGATTGCTTTTATAGCTTGGACTCCCCTTCATGTAATGAACATTATTAATACAAAAGTAAATTTTTTTTCTTCAGAAAAAAGTGATTTGTACATTTATGGAGAATTTTCTAATTCTAAACAACTTTATGAATCAATAAAGAAACAAAAATTATTTACGAATGTTTTTTATATTGAACCAGATAAAATAGGAAGTAAGTATACAAGAATTCTCAATCTTATAATCAATAAAAACAATTTTATTGATTATAAAGAGCAATATAGTCAACTATTTATTCAAGGCGAGAATTACTTTTCAAAGATTATTTACGGTCAATCAAAGAAGAAAAATCCGCAGTTAATCTTGAATTACATTGAAGATGGTTTAGGAGCTTATGTAGGTTCAAAAGTTTTAGACATAACCAATAAAAAAAATAAAGTTATTGATTTTTTTAATCCATATTCTATTTTTAAAAGTAAATTATCAAATTGTTTTGTATATGAACCTGATTTAGTCGAAGTTAAAGAAGATGCCAATTATCATACGCTAAAAAAATTAACTGATTCTAATCAAGCTACTTCTATTATAAAAAAAATATTTGGATTAAAATCTCAAAAAGATATTTTCCCGGGAACACTACTGTATTTAGATCAACCGTTAGAATCTGATCAATTTAAAGTTAATGAGAAAATGATATTTGATGAAGTATCTAATTTAGCCCCCCAAAAAGATTTTTGGATTAAATTACATCCAAGGTCTAATAAAAATAAGTATAAAGATTTTCAAGTTATTGAGACTTCATTACCATGGGAGCTTTACTTTTTAAATTATGACTTTAGTGATACTACCATTATATCACCAGTTTCAACAGCGGCTTTTAGTCCTAAGTTGATGATGGGAATATACTCGCCAGTAGTGCTATTGCCAAAAATGATCAAAACCCAACAACCAAGTGTGGGTGAGGATGATCGGACTTTAAAAATGCTTGATAGTATTATCTTTTTTTCTGAAAAGTTTAGTCATTTAGATATAGGTAAGAGTTACTTGCCAGAAACAATAGATGATTTAAAATTAATAATAAAAAATAATTAA
- a CDS encoding O-antigen ligase family protein yields the protein MNKLNKTIFNRDLFRIVNLVVFIFYFVPSDFNLENIPMKITFAWGIFILIKDFFTERTMFKMPYWYVLLALGASYLISVVLNYPYNFMDSVYNWIYLVTTLFLFYPIDYKQKDEAIKRNYSFFIDIFVSIVCVLSFISVFLFIFDIAYTVPTGTVGIIARQGFTESRLFGLYTSPNVGALFGFLSIVLSVVNNILKRGNWKSFSWLYIVNLVVQYLFYILASSRGTQLTANMFFIILFVLLSLQVILTKKEVAKRLKNIFVYFILSFLALNVVTVVIESGLSYVPGTVTSIVDIEEAFTKDNSSGETTKKDSKKNGFKVEKVDIQHSEEGAEVSSGRLSIWTAGLTAMKQSPLFGLADADLYRNGDTTKQIDENLLSELDKKELKRAHGNMHNTYVAVLVKSGIVGFVILGTFMVLILKDNVIYVFNIKEKMDEPLNQVFLILLSLILALLFEDLVENHLIFNNRDVTSLIFWYTLGFMPFLRLHQQKEIVMVK from the coding sequence ATGAACAAATTGAATAAAACAATTTTTAATAGAGATCTTTTTAGAATAGTAAACTTGGTGGTTTTTATTTTTTATTTTGTTCCAAGTGATTTTAATCTAGAAAATATACCCATGAAAATAACATTTGCATGGGGAATATTTATTTTAATAAAAGATTTCTTTACTGAAAGAACAATGTTTAAAATGCCTTATTGGTATGTTTTACTAGCACTAGGGGCTTCTTATCTGATTTCAGTTGTACTAAATTACCCTTATAATTTTATGGATTCAGTTTATAATTGGATCTATCTTGTCACTACCTTATTCTTGTTTTATCCTATTGATTACAAACAGAAAGATGAAGCTATCAAACGGAACTATTCATTTTTTATAGATATTTTTGTTAGTATTGTATGTGTTCTATCATTTATTTCAGTTTTTCTTTTTATATTTGATATAGCTTATACAGTTCCAACTGGAACTGTAGGTATAATAGCAAGACAGGGTTTTACTGAGAGTCGTCTATTTGGATTGTACACTAGTCCAAACGTAGGAGCATTATTTGGCTTTCTTTCAATTGTTCTGTCAGTAGTTAATAATATCCTGAAAAGAGGAAACTGGAAAAGTTTTTCATGGCTATATATTGTTAACTTAGTTGTCCAGTATCTGTTTTATATTTTAGCATCTTCACGCGGAACACAATTAACGGCAAATATGTTTTTTATCATTTTATTTGTATTATTATCTTTACAAGTGATTTTAACAAAAAAAGAAGTTGCTAAAAGACTTAAAAATATTTTTGTGTATTTTATATTAAGTTTTCTTGCTTTAAATGTAGTGACGGTTGTTATTGAATCAGGATTGAGTTATGTCCCTGGAACGGTAACAAGTATTGTAGATATAGAAGAAGCCTTTACGAAAGATAATTCTTCGGGTGAAACGACAAAAAAAGATAGTAAAAAGAATGGCTTTAAAGTTGAAAAGGTAGATATTCAGCATTCTGAAGAAGGAGCGGAAGTGTCATCCGGTAGATTATCAATTTGGACAGCAGGATTAACAGCTATGAAACAAAGTCCTTTATTTGGTTTAGCAGATGCTGATTTATACCGAAATGGAGATACTACAAAACAAATTGATGAGAATCTTTTATCAGAGTTAGATAAAAAGGAATTGAAAAGAGCCCATGGTAACATGCATAATACGTATGTAGCTGTTTTAGTAAAATCAGGGATTGTAGGATTCGTTATTCTAGGCACGTTTATGGTTCTTATTTTGAAAGATAATGTTATTTACGTATTTAATATAAAAGAAAAAATGGATGAACCATTAAATCAAGTGTTTTTAATATTGTTGAGTTTGATTTTGGCACTATTATTTGAAGACTTAGTAGAAAATCATTTGATCTTTAATAATCGAGATGTTACTAGTTTGATTTTTTGGTATACACTTGGCTTTATGCCATTTTTGCGACTGCATCAACAAAAAGAAATTGTGATGGTGAAATAA
- a CDS encoding beta-1,6-N-acetylglucosaminyltransferase, with amino-acid sequence MNEEKICYLILAYNDPENLYRLINRLNDRADFYIHIDKKSEIKEFTTLFEDYPNVTFIKDRVKVYWGGFSIVQAELNLVETALSKNNSYMRYVLLSGSDYPIKDTKEIHRFFEQNKDTEFIRGINLDELENKELFGLHIDLWQKHDYPWINKANTKSFKLFRAAINRVLRKFPLPKSIRHHKFDLYHGSQWWALTENCLRELLDTYHSNERDYLNFKIGFASDEKFFHTLFFNSSYASRNQVNGPDQPIAVKDRTETSMQTSLLANIHIIDKSMTKWFSYKDFDEIIASDKLFVRKVSTEKSEKLLDAIDQHILGNEVKANEQIE; translated from the coding sequence ATGAATGAAGAAAAAATATGTTATTTAATACTTGCGTATAATGATCCAGAGAATTTATATCGTTTAATAAATCGATTAAACGACCGTGCGGATTTTTATATTCATATTGATAAAAAATCTGAAATCAAAGAATTCACTACTCTTTTTGAGGACTATCCTAATGTCACTTTTATCAAAGATCGTGTAAAAGTTTACTGGGGTGGTTTTTCAATTGTGCAAGCTGAATTGAATTTAGTAGAAACTGCTTTAAGTAAGAATAATTCTTATATGCGTTACGTTTTATTGTCTGGTTCAGATTATCCAATTAAAGATACAAAAGAAATCCACCGTTTCTTTGAGCAAAACAAAGATACAGAATTTATTAGAGGTATAAATTTAGACGAATTAGAGAATAAAGAACTATTTGGTCTGCATATAGATTTATGGCAAAAACATGATTATCCTTGGATTAATAAAGCAAATACGAAGTCTTTTAAACTATTTCGTGCTGCTATTAATAGGGTATTGCGTAAATTTCCTCTACCAAAATCTATTCGACATCATAAATTCGATTTGTATCACGGATCTCAATGGTGGGCATTAACTGAAAATTGTTTAAGAGAACTACTTGATACTTATCATTCTAATGAACGTGATTATTTGAATTTTAAGATTGGCTTTGCATCAGACGAAAAATTTTTCCATACACTATTTTTTAATTCATCCTATGCGAGCAGAAACCAAGTTAATGGACCAGACCAACCAATTGCTGTAAAAGATAGAACAGAAACATCAATGCAAACCTCATTACTGGCTAATATTCATATAATTGATAAATCAATGACAAAGTGGTTTAGTTATAAAGATTTTGATGAAATTATAGCAAGTGATAAATTATTTGTTCGTAAGGTTAGCACAGAAAAATCTGAAAAACTACTGGATGCCATTGATCAGCATATTTTAGGAAATGAGGTAAAAGCAAATGAACAAATTGAATAA
- a CDS encoding glycosyltransferase family 2 protein has protein sequence MNGLIKMPFFSIVMPVYNSENSVAKTIDSVLNQDFKNFEFIIVNDGSTDKTLSILKGYSNMDDRILVKTIENSGPGKARNSGIEEASGEFLFLLDADDQLAKDTLSSYYNDLEKDDYDLIISSYLLQVMDKDILLSEKKIGAAYQEIKDHELFLDNIYSLMNKQLMYVVWNKIYKLSIIKEENIRFRNYSSCEDRLFNIDYFHHVENCLVTDKIMYQYSFDGKKSLTNKFLVNKFDTFVEFRRSLLALTLKNKQGTEALFLKGVMSCIIPVHSKDCSLSFKEKINYIKNILNSKDVIEACNDSLTDSPIRKLTKLLFKSKLTLLNYFSSMMMYYLSVLSPRMIEKIKQSF, from the coding sequence ATGAATGGACTGATAAAAATGCCTTTCTTTAGTATTGTTATGCCAGTGTATAATTCTGAAAATAGTGTAGCTAAAACAATTGATAGTGTTTTAAACCAAGACTTTAAAAATTTTGAGTTTATTATCGTCAATGACGGATCGACGGATAAGACACTAAGCATACTTAAAGGATACAGTAATATGGATGACAGAATTTTGGTAAAAACAATAGAAAATTCTGGGCCAGGAAAAGCTCGAAATAGTGGAATTGAAGAAGCATCTGGAGAATTTTTATTTTTATTAGATGCTGATGATCAATTGGCAAAAGATACACTATCTTCTTATTATAATGATTTAGAAAAGGACGATTATGATTTAATTATATCGTCTTATTTATTACAAGTTATGGATAAGGACATTCTTTTGTCTGAAAAGAAAATTGGAGCAGCATATCAAGAAATAAAAGATCATGAATTGTTTTTAGATAATATCTATTCTTTAATGAATAAACAACTTATGTATGTGGTATGGAACAAAATATATAAGTTATCAATCATCAAAGAGGAAAATATAAGATTTCGAAATTATAGCAGTTGCGAAGATAGATTATTTAATATAGATTATTTTCATCATGTTGAAAATTGCTTAGTTACTGATAAAATAATGTATCAATATTCTTTTGATGGAAAAAAAAGTTTGACCAACAAATTTCTTGTGAACAAATTTGATACTTTTGTTGAATTTAGAAGATCTTTGTTAGCACTAACTCTAAAAAATAAGCAAGGTACAGAAGCCTTATTTTTAAAAGGTGTGATGTCTTGTATTATTCCAGTTCATTCAAAAGACTGTTCTTTAAGTTTTAAAGAGAAAATAAACTATATAAAAAATATATTGAATAGTAAAGATGTTATAGAAGCTTGCAATGACTCTTTAACCGACTCGCCGATAAGAAAATTAACTAAGCTATTATTTAAAAGTAAACTTACACTGCTTAATTATTTTTCCTCAATGATGATGTATTATTTAAGTGTACTGTCGCCAAGAATGATTGAGAAAATAAAACAAAGTTTTTAA
- a CDS encoding glycosyltransferase family 2 protein, translating into MLLSVIMPVYNVEKTLSRAIESILNQSFSNLELILVNDGSTDKSSEICEEYALKDKRISIINKINGGLSSARNEGLKNTKGDFVTFIDSDDYLDLNTYQLFYEKLLKEKIDLYIFNVCRIRNNKEEILDSIEKKVEGSEEIIKSFFMYKGIDFYAWNKIYKKELFDGLIYPENTLYEDIVTSYRVVQRAQKAYVTDKVGYYYIDNPESIVNSQFNPKQYDNVSQREILLNNILKDYPNLSLYALDKLLDGFLSTGYKIGSSIKNETTSKYLKLIRKDIAENKKLMKKNPLSSKAKLIALKLLEVNINVYTFLYRKVLKK; encoded by the coding sequence ATGTTGTTGAGTGTAATAATGCCCGTTTATAATGTTGAAAAAACATTGAGTAGGGCTATTGAAAGTATCTTAAACCAATCTTTTAGCAACTTAGAATTAATATTGGTGAACGATGGTTCAACAGACAAAAGTAGTGAGATTTGTGAAGAATATGCCTTGAAAGATAAGCGCATCAGTATTATTAACAAAATAAACGGAGGATTATCATCAGCCCGTAACGAAGGACTCAAAAATACTAAAGGCGACTTTGTTACATTTATTGACAGTGATGATTATTTAGATCTTAATACTTATCAGCTATTTTATGAAAAATTATTAAAAGAAAAGATAGATCTTTATATTTTTAATGTTTGTCGTATTCGAAACAATAAAGAAGAGATATTAGATAGTATAGAAAAAAAGGTTGAAGGTTCTGAAGAAATAATAAAAAGTTTTTTCATGTATAAAGGAATCGATTTTTACGCTTGGAATAAGATTTATAAAAAGGAACTGTTTGATGGATTAATATACCCAGAGAATACATTGTATGAGGATATAGTGACTAGTTATAGAGTAGTACAGCGTGCCCAAAAAGCTTATGTGACAGATAAAGTAGGATACTACTATATAGATAATCCTGAAAGTATAGTTAATAGTCAATTTAATCCTAAACAATACGATAATGTTTCGCAACGCGAGATACTATTAAATAACATTTTAAAAGATTATCCCAACTTGAGCCTGTACGCTCTGGATAAATTATTAGATGGTTTTTTATCTACTGGGTATAAGATTGGTTCATCCATAAAAAATGAAACAACAAGTAAATATCTTAAATTGATAAGAAAAGATATCGCGGAAAATAAAAAGTTAATGAAAAAAAATCCATTATCAAGTAAAGCTAAGTTAATTGCATTAAAATTACTTGAAGTAAATATAAACGTCTACACCTTTTTATATCGTAAAGTATTAAAGAAATAA